The Tubulanus polymorphus chromosome 4, tnTubPoly1.2, whole genome shotgun sequence genomic interval CTTTTAGGagtcttttctttttcagtgtGAGATTTTGTTAGCGGTAGTTGTTAATGGAACTCGCTCATTGTTCTTAGCGTACATTTCAACAGCTAAATAAGCTCTCTGATAAAATCTATTCATACCTCTCCATAGATTCCTGGTCATATTCCGTTGGTTGCCAAACTACATTTGGAAAATGGGGGGCAAAATGAACTACATGTTGACCAGTTCCTGAATATAGATAAGACGTTTATGTCAAACTCAATTAGTTCACACGCTCTACTATTGTGTCCAAAATACAGTTTTGATGACAGCATATATTGATTTGTACCTGAAGCTATTTCTAACGCattgtatttttcatcttGCTTTATATGTTGCAGTAAAACTTCCAGTATCGGTTGTTTGTTTCTCTCGGCTGCTGGAGATCTGGCTACCATCacccgagacattttcaactgaaaaattTACAATGTCAGCAATGTGGACTTCAGTCGTACAGATAAGCTTGCTCTCAATGTTTGAATAAGAAAACAAATACCTTTACAAAATCAATTAACCAGGGTAAAAATGTCAGTCTGCGTCCACTCATGAACCTCAGAACCTGCATAAATTGAGGAAATAATAAGTGTAAAGATTAAGTACCAGGAATTTTCTTCAGGTCACCATATCATTTATCAGTCAAAGGCCAGGGGATCCACTTGTGAAATGAAGGCAACAACAACAAGAACACTCCTTCCAAACAAACGCAACATAAGATCCACATACACTTCAATAAATCAGTTCTCTTTTTATTCTGAGCATCAATTCTTGTACAAATTTATCATATAAATCTCTATTATATTGACTAGTGCTGGGTTTCAGTTTATCAACATTATAACATTCATTAAATCCTTTATCCGATAATTCCATTCCGACGAGAAACGGTTTTAAGGGACTCTGATCACCGATTTTTTCTCCAGTTGACAAAACCACAAGTTCATGTTCGAAATAGTTCACACGACCTTTTTCGATATCCAATTTCACGTTGAATACCGCATTCATCGAGTTATTTAGAACAGTAGGAAAACTCCAATCAACCGTAAATTTAGGAGTCTTCGCAAATATCCACTTCCAACTGCTAAGATTGTCTTCGATGTTTTTCAGGCCCACAAATTTTCCTTCATCAGGATTTATGCGGTGAATATCTTTCTCctgaaaaatcattagaaaAGAAGATTCTTTTAAACTGCAAGTGTGCAGAAGCTAGTTGCATATATGTGACTTCGATTTATGACAAGTCTAAAACCATCGaagttctatagtcaatctaacaacgtTAGACTTAGGATTTTTGGcaacttttggacttaagtcacgactgtctTAGGGTGGCCACTCTCTGGCCATTTAAATATCCCTTGAGTTtcctttaattttttctatgtGATTCAACAGAATTCCatgaaatttctaggtttaaaatgttacaattcattcatcacGTATTGACAAAGTAATGTGGTCATTCAATAGCATCATccgaattccctgagtttccaaggttttttgaaaatttgtcaaattcccagGTCAGTGGCGCTACCCTGTCACTGAGCCCTGGGTTCTATACCATGCAACTGGGCTCAGAATAGcctatttattttgttttccaTATCTGAACTGTGAAACTTACAGATAAGGAATTGTGTGCTATGTATCGTTGGCTTATAGTTGATGTCAGGTCTTTGAATGTAATTCTTGGTTCAACATCGGATAAAAGTTTGACTTTTGACGAAATACTGGCAGTCGCGTTACTCAAAATATCagtctgaaatataaaaataagaTTGTTCTATTACTTGTATTCCCATTTCATCTCTAGTGTCTTGTTATACATTTGGAGGAACTACATACTTTTTTCAGGGTTAAGACATTAgtcaaattatgaatatttgcaTTGAACAGCAGTGTGCAATGATGATATGCGATCTTCGGGCCAAGTTTACTGGCACTACCTGATATCTGGAGACAGACCGGGTtaagaaaacaatttcaataatttcagataACCATGTCAATACATCTCAGGGGTATATTCAGGGTCAAGGAAAGGGAGGCGTCCATTTAAGAAATATAGGGCCTTTTTCTAACCTTCGCTGTCCATGAACACAATGATTTTTTAGATCTTGTTCAAATGGTAAAACAGCAAATTATTGCCACAAcagtttttaatatttttcagtttttcaaccTAAATTTTGATCTTTCTTCAGATAATATTCAGTCCAGAATATTTGAGGATAGATTTTCTAAGGAATCTCTAAGGAATTTTTAAGGGGGGATTGCTGGATCTGCTGCTGTCAGTTGCTGCTATTCTAGCAAAAATGCATTATCAAAGGATACTTTACTATCACCATCTAACAGTATATCATCACGACCTGAAATGGAAACATTCAAGTTCCATTTCTCCTTCAAAGCGTCTACGATCAGCTTCAAATTCGCTTTCTTATCATAACTTTGACGCGGCGTCAAAAACGTACAATTCAGATTTCCGAGATCGTGATAGACCGCCCCACCCCCGCTCTGACGACGAGCGATACTGATATTATTCCATCTCGCAAAATTCAAATCGCATTCGACCCACGGATTTTGATGTCGGCCGATCACGACGCAGGGTTTGTTTCGCCATAATAACAGTACGTTATCTTCACTCAGTGAATTCTCGTAAAGCCAATGTTCAATCGCTAAATTTGCGAAAACGTTTGTCGACTCAAAAATGAATACCTTGTGCCTCTTTGGCTTAGCGTTCGCAGCA includes:
- the LOC141904482 gene encoding lipoyl amidotransferase LIPT1, mitochondrial-like codes for the protein MNFMNTNRKFITKVSKFCWFFKRLTSTITAESQTAANAKPKRHKVFIFESTNVFANLAIEHWLYENSLSEDNVLLLWRNKPCVVIGRHQNPWVECDLNFARWNNISIARRQSGGGAVYHDLGNLNCTFLTPRQSYDKKANLKLIVDALKEKWNLNVSISGRDDILLDGDSKTDILSNATASISSKVKLLSDVEPRITFKDLTSTISQRYIAHNSLSEKDIHRINPDEGKFVGLKNIEDNLSSWKWIFAKTPKFTVDWSFPTVLNNSMNAVFNVKLDIEKGRVNYFEHELVVLSTGEKIGDQSPLKPFLVGMELSDKGFNECYNVDKLKPSTSQYNRDLYDKFVQELMLRIKRELIY